A portion of the Krasilnikovia cinnamomea genome contains these proteins:
- the hutI gene encoding imidazolonepropionase, translating into MSLLVTNIGELVTNDPAAGEGPLGIVRDAAVVVDGDRVAWVGPRAAAPPADARLDADGGGVLPGFVDSHAHLIFAGDRAAEFAARMAGEPYTGGGIRTTVAATRAASDDDLRASARRLVAEALRQGTTTIEIKSGYGLSVPDEARSLRIAAELTDETTFLGAHVVPAEYADHPDDYVDLVTGPMLAAAAGHARWVDVFCERGAFDGDQARAVLTAGAKAGLGVRVHANQLTEGPGVRLAVELGAASADHCTHLSNADVDALAGGDTVATLLPGAEFSTRSPYPDARRLIDAGATVALATDCNPGSSYTSSMPLCIALAVREMRMTPAEALWSATAGGARALRRTDVGVLRPGARADLVVLDAPSYLHLAYRPGVPLISSVLHRGVQP; encoded by the coding sequence GTGAGCCTGCTCGTCACCAACATCGGCGAACTCGTCACCAACGATCCGGCGGCGGGTGAGGGACCACTGGGCATCGTCCGCGACGCCGCCGTGGTCGTCGACGGCGACCGGGTCGCCTGGGTCGGGCCACGCGCGGCGGCGCCACCGGCCGACGCCCGGCTCGACGCGGACGGCGGCGGGGTGCTGCCCGGCTTCGTGGACAGCCACGCCCACCTGATCTTCGCGGGCGACCGGGCGGCCGAGTTCGCGGCCCGGATGGCCGGTGAGCCGTACACCGGCGGCGGCATCCGCACCACCGTCGCGGCGACCCGCGCCGCCAGCGACGACGACCTGCGCGCGTCCGCGCGGCGCCTGGTCGCGGAGGCGCTGCGGCAGGGCACCACCACGATCGAGATCAAGAGTGGGTACGGCCTGAGCGTCCCCGACGAGGCCCGCAGCCTGCGGATCGCCGCCGAACTGACCGACGAGACGACGTTCCTGGGCGCGCACGTGGTGCCCGCCGAGTACGCCGACCATCCCGACGACTACGTCGACCTGGTGACCGGGCCGATGCTGGCCGCGGCCGCCGGGCATGCCCGCTGGGTGGACGTGTTCTGCGAGCGCGGCGCGTTCGACGGCGACCAGGCCCGGGCCGTGCTCACGGCCGGGGCGAAGGCCGGGCTCGGGGTGCGCGTGCACGCCAACCAGCTCACCGAAGGGCCCGGGGTGCGGCTGGCCGTCGAGCTTGGGGCGGCCAGCGCCGACCACTGCACCCACCTGAGCAACGCGGACGTGGACGCGCTGGCGGGCGGCGACACCGTGGCCACGCTGCTGCCGGGCGCGGAGTTCTCCACCCGTTCGCCGTACCCGGACGCGCGGCGGCTGATCGACGCCGGAGCCACGGTCGCGCTGGCCACGGACTGCAACCCGGGTTCGTCGTACACGTCGTCGATGCCGTTGTGCATCGCGCTGGCCGTACGGGAAATGCGGATGACCCCGGCCGAGGCGCTGTGGTCCGCGACCGCGGGCGGCGCGCGGGCCCTGCGCCGCACCGACGTCGGCGTGTTGCGCCCGGGCGCCCGCGCCGACCTGGTCGTCCTCGACGCCCCCTCTTACCTGCACCTGGCCTACCGGCCCGGCGTACCCCTCATCAGTTCCGTCCTGCACCGCGGAGTCCAACCATGA
- a CDS encoding formimidoylglutamate deiminase, whose product MTSGVFHAGHAWLGDRVASDVLIEVRDGRFAAVTADATAPEGATRLPGLVLPGLANAHSHAFHRALRGRTHGARGSFWTWRELMYDVAGALDPDTYFALARAVYGEMALAGITCVGEFHYLHHAPGGTPYAEPNAMGDALIAAAAEAGIRITLLDALYLTSGVDGSPLEGVQRRFGDGDVDRWATRVDALKAGGHALIGAAIHSVRAVPATALANLPRRAGPLHVHLSEQRAENEQCRAVHGCTPTELLHRHGLLGAGTTAVHATHLTDGDIAALSGSGVCFCPTTERDLADGIGPARRLADAGAALSLGSDSQAVIDLFEEARGLEMDERLATERRGHFTTAELLAVAANHATLGWTDAGAIAVGNRADLVAVSLESVRSAGVDPAGAVFASTAADVTHVITDGRPVVADGRHTGFDVAAALRDAVTAVLP is encoded by the coding sequence ATGACGTCCGGGGTGTTCCACGCCGGGCATGCCTGGCTCGGTGACCGGGTCGCGTCCGACGTGCTCATCGAGGTGCGCGACGGGCGGTTCGCGGCGGTGACCGCGGACGCCACCGCGCCCGAGGGCGCGACCCGGCTGCCCGGGCTGGTGCTGCCGGGGCTGGCCAACGCGCACTCGCACGCGTTCCACCGGGCGCTGCGCGGGCGTACCCACGGCGCGCGGGGCAGCTTCTGGACGTGGCGGGAACTCATGTACGACGTGGCCGGCGCACTCGACCCGGACACCTATTTCGCGCTCGCCCGCGCCGTGTACGGCGAGATGGCCCTCGCGGGGATCACCTGCGTCGGCGAGTTCCACTACCTGCACCACGCACCCGGCGGCACCCCGTACGCGGAGCCGAACGCGATGGGCGACGCCCTGATCGCCGCCGCCGCCGAGGCGGGCATCCGGATCACGCTGCTGGATGCGCTCTACCTCACGTCCGGAGTGGACGGGTCGCCGCTGGAGGGGGTGCAGCGGCGCTTCGGCGACGGCGACGTGGACCGCTGGGCCACCCGCGTCGACGCATTGAAGGCGGGCGGCCACGCCCTGATCGGCGCGGCGATCCACAGCGTGCGAGCGGTGCCCGCAACCGCGCTGGCGAACCTGCCGCGCCGGGCCGGGCCGCTGCACGTCCACCTGTCGGAGCAGCGCGCCGAGAACGAGCAGTGCCGCGCCGTGCACGGGTGCACCCCGACCGAGCTGCTGCATCGCCACGGCCTGCTGGGCGCAGGGACCACCGCCGTGCACGCCACCCACCTCACCGACGGCGACATCGCCGCCCTGTCCGGCAGCGGCGTCTGCTTCTGCCCCACCACGGAACGCGACCTGGCCGACGGCATCGGCCCGGCCCGGCGGCTGGCCGACGCCGGTGCCGCGCTCAGCCTCGGCAGTGACAGCCAGGCCGTGATCGACCTGTTCGAGGAGGCCCGCGGGCTGGAGATGGACGAGCGGCTCGCCACCGAGCGGCGCGGCCATTTCACCACCGCCGAGTTGCTGGCCGTGGCGGCCAACCACGCCACCCTGGGGTGGACGGACGCCGGGGCGATCGCGGTCGGCAACCGGGCCGACCTGGTGGCGGTGTCCCTGGAGTCGGTGCGCAGCGCGGGCGTCGACCCGGCCGGGGCCGTCTTCGCGTCCACCGCCGCCGACGTCACCCACGTCATCACCGACGGCCGCCCGGTGGTGGCCGACGGACGGCACACCGGCTTCGACGTCGCGGCGGCATTGCGCGACGCGGTCACGGCGGTGCTGCCGTGA
- a CDS encoding allantoate amidohydrolase — MSATFAALWAEIAPIGRTAGGGYLRYAFSEPELALRDWFRAQAARRELAVTEDGNGNLFAWWGSPWGPGTVLTGSHFDSVPHGGGYDGPLGIVSAFLAVDEMRARGVTPARPLAVAAFVEEEGGRFGVPCLGSRLLTGAITPGKAAALRDRDGVTFSAALGADPVGALDELAHVSAVVELHIEQGKALVDVDAPVGVASAIWPHGRWRMDFTGDGDHAGTTRMADRHDPMLTFAYTVLAANKEARLAGAHATVGRVEAEPNATNAIPSRVRGWLDARAADSATLDRLVEAVVKRAVDRAGRDGTQVNVEAESVSPEVAFDTDLAARLAALLGGVPILPTGAGHDAGVLSGHAPTAMLFVRNPTGVSHAPAEHAPDADCATGVTALATVLEELTCR, encoded by the coding sequence ATGAGCGCGACGTTCGCGGCGCTCTGGGCCGAGATCGCGCCGATCGGCCGCACGGCCGGCGGCGGCTATCTCAGGTACGCGTTCAGCGAGCCGGAACTGGCGCTGCGCGACTGGTTCCGGGCCCAGGCGGCCCGCCGGGAGCTGGCGGTCACCGAGGACGGCAACGGCAACCTGTTCGCCTGGTGGGGCTCGCCGTGGGGGCCCGGGACCGTGCTGACGGGCTCGCATTTCGACTCGGTGCCGCACGGTGGCGGGTATGACGGCCCGCTGGGGATCGTCAGCGCGTTCCTGGCCGTGGACGAGATGCGGGCGCGGGGCGTGACGCCTGCCCGGCCGCTGGCCGTGGCCGCGTTCGTCGAGGAGGAGGGCGGCCGGTTCGGCGTGCCGTGCCTGGGTTCCCGGCTGCTCACCGGCGCGATCACGCCGGGGAAGGCGGCGGCGTTGCGGGACCGGGACGGGGTCACGTTCTCCGCGGCGCTCGGCGCAGATCCCGTGGGGGCGCTGGACGAACTCGCCCACGTGTCGGCCGTGGTGGAGCTGCACATCGAGCAGGGCAAGGCGCTCGTGGACGTGGACGCCCCGGTCGGGGTGGCCTCCGCGATCTGGCCGCACGGGCGGTGGCGGATGGACTTCACCGGCGACGGCGACCACGCGGGCACCACCCGGATGGCGGACCGGCACGATCCGATGCTGACGTTCGCGTACACGGTGCTGGCGGCCAACAAGGAGGCCCGGCTGGCCGGTGCGCACGCCACGGTCGGGCGGGTGGAGGCCGAACCGAACGCCACCAACGCGATCCCGTCGCGGGTACGCGGCTGGCTGGACGCCCGGGCCGCCGACAGCGCCACCCTGGACCGGCTCGTGGAGGCGGTTGTCAAGCGTGCCGTGGACCGGGCCGGGCGCGACGGCACCCAGGTCAACGTGGAGGCGGAGTCGGTCTCCCCCGAGGTGGCGTTCGACACCGACCTGGCCGCCCGGCTCGCCGCGCTGCTGGGTGGAGTGCCGATCCTGCCCACCGGCGCGGGCCACGACGCGGGTGTGCTGTCCGGGCACGCACCGACCGCGATGCTGTTCGTGCGCAACCCGACCGGGGTGTCGCACGCCCCCGCCGAGCACGCTCCCGACGCCGACTGCGCCACGGGCGTGACGGCGCTCGCCACCGTGCTGGAGGAGCTGACGTGCCGTTGA
- the hutU gene encoding urocanate hydratase produces MRHEEDDMVVRAARGTQRQALGWPQEAAKRMLMNNLDPDVAERPDDLVVYGGTGKAARDWPSFHAIVRELDTLADDETLLVQSGRPVGVFRTHEWAPRVLLANSNLVGDWSTWPEFRRLEKLGLTMYGQMTAGSWIYIGTQGILQGTYETFAAVAAKRYGGDLAGTLTLTGGCGGMGGAQPLAVTMNGGVCLIVDVDETRLRRRVDTRYLDTLAADLDDAIAQAEAAKSERRAVSIGVVGNAAEVFPELLRRGVAIDIVTDQTSAHDPLSYLPVGVDVAEWAEYARTKPEEFTDRARQSMARHVEAMVGFLDAGAEVFDYGNSIRGEAQLGGYERAFAFPGFVPAYIRPLFCEGKGPFRWAALSGDPADIAATDRAILDLFPDNDPLARWIRMAGERVAFQGLPARICWLGYGERDKAGVRFNDMVARGEVSAPIVIGRDHLDCGSVASPYRETEAMADGSDAIADWPLLNALVNTASGASWVSIHHGGGVGIGRSLHAGQVCVADGTALAGQKIERVLTNDPGMGVIRHVDAGYERATAVAEATGVHIPMRS; encoded by the coding sequence ATGAGGCATGAGGAGGACGACATGGTCGTGCGGGCGGCTCGCGGCACGCAGCGGCAGGCGTTGGGGTGGCCCCAGGAGGCCGCCAAGCGGATGCTGATGAACAACCTCGACCCGGACGTGGCCGAGCGCCCCGACGACCTGGTCGTGTACGGCGGCACCGGCAAGGCCGCCCGCGACTGGCCGTCGTTCCACGCGATCGTGCGGGAGCTGGACACGCTCGCCGACGACGAGACCCTGCTGGTGCAGTCGGGACGCCCGGTCGGGGTGTTCCGCACCCACGAGTGGGCGCCGCGGGTGCTGCTGGCCAACTCCAACCTGGTCGGTGACTGGTCCACCTGGCCGGAGTTCCGCCGTCTGGAGAAGCTCGGCCTCACCATGTACGGCCAGATGACCGCGGGTTCGTGGATCTACATCGGCACCCAGGGCATCCTGCAGGGCACGTACGAGACGTTCGCGGCCGTGGCCGCCAAGCGCTACGGCGGCGACCTCGCGGGCACGCTGACGCTGACCGGCGGCTGCGGCGGCATGGGCGGCGCGCAGCCCCTCGCCGTCACCATGAACGGCGGGGTCTGCCTCATCGTCGACGTCGACGAGACCCGGCTGCGCCGCCGGGTCGACACCCGCTACCTCGACACGCTCGCCGCCGACCTGGACGACGCGATCGCGCAGGCCGAAGCCGCCAAGTCCGAGCGCCGGGCGGTCAGCATCGGCGTGGTCGGCAACGCCGCCGAGGTCTTTCCCGAGCTGCTGCGCCGCGGCGTGGCCATCGACATCGTCACCGACCAGACGAGCGCGCACGACCCGCTGTCGTACCTGCCGGTCGGGGTGGACGTGGCCGAGTGGGCCGAGTACGCCCGCACCAAGCCGGAGGAGTTCACGGACCGGGCCCGGCAGAGCATGGCCCGGCACGTCGAGGCGATGGTCGGGTTCCTGGACGCGGGCGCCGAGGTGTTCGACTACGGCAACTCGATCCGCGGCGAGGCCCAGCTCGGCGGGTACGAGCGGGCGTTCGCGTTCCCCGGCTTCGTGCCCGCGTACATCCGGCCGCTGTTCTGCGAGGGCAAGGGCCCGTTCCGGTGGGCGGCGCTGTCCGGCGACCCGGCCGACATCGCGGCCACCGACCGGGCGATCCTCGACCTGTTCCCGGACAACGACCCCCTGGCCCGGTGGATCCGGATGGCCGGGGAACGGGTCGCGTTCCAGGGGCTGCCCGCGCGGATCTGCTGGCTCGGCTACGGCGAGCGGGACAAGGCGGGGGTGCGGTTCAACGACATGGTGGCGCGCGGGGAGGTGTCCGCCCCGATCGTCATCGGGCGTGACCACCTGGACTGCGGGTCGGTGGCGTCGCCGTACCGGGAGACCGAGGCGATGGCGGACGGCTCGGACGCCATCGCGGACTGGCCGCTGCTCAACGCTCTGGTCAACACCGCGTCGGGCGCGTCGTGGGTGTCCATCCACCACGGCGGCGGCGTCGGCATCGGCCGGTCGCTGCACGCCGGGCAGGTGTGCGTCGCCGACGGCACCGCGCTGGCCGGGCAGAAGATCGAGCGGGTGCTCACCAACGACCCCGGGATGGGCGTCATCCGGCACGTCGACGCGGGCTACGAGCGGGCCACCGCGGTCGCGGAGGCGACCGGCGTACACATCCCGATGCGGTCATGA
- a CDS encoding MurR/RpiR family transcriptional regulator: MNDGAVRTAERVLDLFQGARLTPTQRRIAHSLVQHAPSAAYLSAAEVAELAGVSQPSVTRFAMALGYSGYPALRRELRALAGPRPADGGQAGDNPMQRAVRVEAQHLGRLVEQLDNLDAVEQAAKLLVASRPLPVLGLRAAAPLAAYFGYFAAKVHPDVRVLDNGGTHLLDRLDQARAAGATALLAIVLPRYPRETLDTLREARAAGLAVVAVTDSAVSPAAECADVVLPAAVGTHLVFDLHTGPMAMAMVLLQAMCDAAPGGVQHRLEQFEATAARRHIFEA; the protein is encoded by the coding sequence GTGAATGACGGAGCTGTCAGGACGGCCGAGCGTGTGCTGGATCTGTTCCAGGGCGCGCGGCTGACGCCGACGCAGCGCCGCATCGCACACAGCCTCGTCCAGCACGCCCCGTCGGCGGCGTACCTCTCGGCCGCCGAGGTCGCGGAGCTGGCCGGGGTGAGCCAGCCGTCCGTGACCCGCTTCGCGATGGCCCTGGGCTACAGCGGCTATCCGGCGCTGCGCCGCGAGCTGCGCGCGCTGGCCGGGCCGCGCCCCGCCGACGGCGGGCAGGCCGGGGACAACCCCATGCAGCGGGCGGTCCGCGTGGAGGCCCAGCATCTGGGCCGGCTGGTCGAGCAGTTGGACAATCTGGACGCGGTGGAGCAGGCCGCGAAGCTGCTGGTGGCCAGCCGTCCCCTGCCCGTGCTGGGGCTGCGGGCGGCGGCGCCGCTGGCGGCGTACTTCGGGTATTTCGCCGCGAAGGTCCACCCGGACGTGCGCGTCCTGGACAACGGCGGCACCCACCTGCTGGACCGGCTCGACCAGGCCCGGGCCGCGGGTGCGACGGCGCTGCTGGCGATCGTGCTGCCGCGCTACCCCCGGGAGACGCTGGACACGCTGCGCGAGGCCCGGGCGGCGGGGCTGGCGGTCGTGGCGGTCACCGACTCGGCGGTCAGCCCGGCCGCCGAGTGCGCGGACGTGGTGCTGCCCGCGGCGGTCGGCACCCACCTGGTCTTCGACCTGCACACCGGGCCGATGGCGATGGCGATGGTCCTGCTGCAGGCGATGTGCGACGCGGCGCCCGGCGGCGTCCAGCACCGCCTGGAGCAGTTCGAGGCGACAGCGGCACGGCGCCACATCTTCGAAGCATGA
- a CDS encoding expansin EXLX1 family cellulose-binding protein, translated as MTAHRLLTPRWLATGGAVLLAGVLGVALLLRDGGPACAAPPSTSAQKGKATFYDLAGGTGNCNFAPPADDLYVALGRTQYSGATACGSYIDVTGPKGKVRVKVFDSCPECAVGHLDLSRTAFKRIANESAGVVPITYRAVPNAPTPGPLSITFAEGSSQYWWAILVDNHANPIVSVQAKGPGRGWMTATHATYNFWIIDKNTGNGPFSIRITDSYGHVATATGVKLLPQRRQTTSVRLTGKAVSAPVVAKGPGAPKKKAAPAPSKSKASSPAAAASSPSVPSVPESPVAESPVVSPDREGLAQAPPVALAAAPAEPSCG; from the coding sequence GTGACTGCTCATCGCCTGCTGACACCCCGCTGGCTCGCCACCGGCGGCGCCGTACTCCTGGCTGGCGTCCTCGGCGTCGCACTGCTGCTGCGTGACGGCGGCCCCGCCTGCGCCGCGCCCCCGTCCACCAGCGCCCAGAAGGGCAAGGCGACCTTCTACGACCTGGCCGGCGGCACCGGCAACTGCAACTTCGCCCCACCCGCCGACGACCTGTACGTCGCGCTCGGCCGCACGCAATACTCCGGCGCCACCGCCTGCGGCAGCTACATCGACGTCACCGGCCCCAAGGGCAAGGTCCGGGTCAAGGTCTTCGACTCCTGCCCCGAATGCGCGGTCGGCCACCTCGACCTGAGCCGGACCGCGTTCAAGCGCATCGCCAACGAGTCGGCCGGCGTCGTGCCGATCACGTACCGCGCCGTCCCGAACGCCCCCACCCCGGGGCCGCTGAGCATCACCTTCGCCGAGGGCTCGTCGCAGTACTGGTGGGCGATCCTCGTCGACAACCACGCCAACCCGATCGTCTCCGTCCAGGCCAAGGGGCCCGGGCGGGGGTGGATGACGGCCACGCACGCCACGTACAACTTCTGGATCATTGACAAGAACACGGGCAACGGGCCGTTCAGCATCCGGATCACCGACAGCTACGGGCACGTCGCGACCGCCACCGGGGTCAAGCTGCTGCCGCAGCGGCGCCAGACCACCTCCGTACGCCTCACCGGCAAGGCCGTCAGCGCGCCGGTGGTTGCCAAGGGGCCGGGCGCGCCGAAGAAGAAGGCCGCGCCCGCGCCGTCGAAGTCGAAGGCGTCGTCCCCGGCCGCAGCGGCGTCCTCGCCGTCGGTGCCGTCGGTGCCGGAGTCGCCGGTGGCCGAGTCGCCGGTGGTCAGCCCGGATCGGGAGGGGCTCGCGCAGGCTCCGCCGGTGGCGCTCGCCGCCGCCCCGGCCGAGCCCTCCTGCGGCTGA
- a CDS encoding HNH endonuclease, giving the protein MVKYTREVLGEAAAASYSIAGVLRFLGIQRPSGGMHAHISRQLKRFGIDTAHFTGQAHNRGLPGRHRLTPDQRLVELPEGHRRIPGVKLRKALLSIGLPEACECCGVGKTWLGKPLTLQVDHINGNFLDNRPRNLRFLCPNCHSQTATYAGARRDPDAPADTVYDESATTPTGLPLGRQLPRREEWLWNVYVYAFKGP; this is encoded by the coding sequence ATGGTCAAGTACACGCGAGAGGTGCTAGGCGAGGCCGCCGCTGCGTCCTACAGCATCGCCGGGGTGCTCCGGTTTCTCGGCATCCAGCGACCGAGCGGCGGGATGCACGCCCACATCAGCCGCCAGCTGAAACGCTTCGGGATCGACACCGCGCACTTCACCGGACAGGCCCACAATCGCGGCTTGCCCGGACGTCACCGGCTCACCCCCGACCAGCGCCTTGTCGAGTTACCCGAGGGCCATCGCCGCATCCCGGGCGTCAAGCTCAGGAAGGCCCTACTCAGCATCGGACTGCCCGAGGCGTGCGAATGCTGCGGCGTAGGCAAAACCTGGCTGGGCAAACCACTCACCCTCCAGGTCGATCACATCAACGGCAACTTCCTCGACAATCGACCGCGCAACCTACGTTTCCTCTGTCCCAACTGCCACAGTCAGACCGCCACGTACGCGGGAGCGCGGCGGGACCCCGACGCGCCTGCCGACACGGTCTACGACGAATCCGCCACTACACCGACAGGACTCCCCTTGGGCAGGCAACTACCGCGTCGGGAAGAATGGCTCTGGAACGTGTACGTTTACGCGTTCAAGGGGCCGTAG
- a CDS encoding methyl-accepting chemotaxis protein, with product MSAAAEPRPAKSRDAKPRKSHAAKRRATPSRRLSASGLLRNLRVAHKLFISFGLLCLLVVAVGAMGLFQLNNATARMEQMYRAHLQAIERLGEVRADVQQATARSGDLILRSPVADVSNVQMALQRLDSDIDSTWKLYAATKNTAADKDKAAFAAALREYRQVREEKLVPAAKANDFQGYLSAKNNFIDPLTARITVSLDNLAKIEDTAAQTQMAAARDSARLAQVVTIALIIVAVLVTVVLALTLSHAIATPLTQTVGVLAGLADGRLDQRLNYTGRDEFGVMGRAVDTALDRLTAALRGISENAVTLASSAEELTAVAGQMNSSAANSANRAHAVSAASEEITSNITTISAGAEEIGSSIHEIARSTSSAADVATEAVRISTEAGAILQQLGTSSAEIVSVIKIITGIAEQTNLLALNATIEAARAGEAGKGFAVVAGEVKELAQETARATEDIRARVDAIQNDSSAAVNAISGIGSVIEQINATQSAIAAAVEEQTATTNEMTRNVSEVATGSHEISTNVAAVASAAAETTSAAANTAAAADELARVAHDLQQSLGMFRY from the coding sequence ATGTCTGCTGCCGCCGAGCCGCGGCCCGCGAAGTCGCGGGACGCCAAGCCGCGCAAGTCGCACGCCGCGAAGCGGCGCGCCACGCCGTCGCGCCGCCTGAGCGCGAGCGGTCTGCTGCGGAACCTGCGGGTCGCACACAAGCTGTTCATCAGCTTCGGCCTGCTCTGCCTGCTGGTCGTCGCGGTCGGCGCCATGGGCCTGTTCCAGCTGAACAACGCCACCGCGCGGATGGAGCAGATGTACCGGGCGCACCTGCAGGCGATCGAACGGCTCGGCGAGGTCCGCGCCGACGTGCAGCAGGCCACGGCGCGTTCCGGTGACCTGATTCTGCGCTCGCCGGTGGCCGACGTCAGCAACGTGCAGATGGCCCTGCAGCGGCTGGACTCCGACATCGACAGCACCTGGAAGCTGTACGCCGCCACCAAGAACACCGCCGCGGACAAGGACAAGGCCGCCTTCGCCGCCGCGCTGCGCGAGTACCGCCAGGTCCGCGAGGAGAAGCTGGTACCCGCGGCCAAGGCCAACGACTTCCAGGGCTACCTGAGCGCGAAGAACAACTTCATCGACCCGCTGACCGCCCGGATCACCGTGTCGCTGGACAACCTCGCCAAGATCGAGGACACCGCCGCGCAGACCCAGATGGCCGCCGCCCGCGACAGCGCCCGGCTCGCCCAGGTGGTCACCATCGCGCTGATCATCGTCGCCGTGCTGGTCACCGTCGTGCTGGCGCTGACCCTGAGCCACGCCATCGCCACCCCGCTGACCCAGACCGTCGGCGTCCTGGCCGGGCTCGCCGACGGCCGCCTCGACCAGCGGCTCAACTACACCGGACGCGACGAGTTCGGCGTGATGGGCCGGGCCGTGGACACGGCACTGGATCGGCTCACCGCCGCCCTGCGCGGCATCAGCGAGAACGCGGTCACGCTGGCCTCGTCCGCTGAGGAGCTGACCGCGGTGGCCGGGCAGATGAACTCGTCGGCGGCCAACTCCGCCAACCGCGCGCACGCCGTGTCGGCTGCCTCGGAGGAGATCACCAGCAACATCACGACGATCTCGGCGGGCGCCGAGGAGATCGGCAGCTCGATCCACGAGATCGCCCGCAGCACCTCCAGCGCGGCGGACGTGGCCACCGAGGCCGTACGGATCTCCACCGAGGCCGGGGCGATCCTGCAGCAGCTGGGCACGTCGTCCGCGGAGATCGTCTCCGTCATCAAGATCATTACGGGGATCGCGGAGCAGACCAACCTGCTCGCCCTCAACGCCACCATCGAGGCGGCCCGCGCCGGGGAGGCCGGCAAGGGCTTCGCGGTGGTGGCCGGCGAGGTCAAGGAACTCGCCCAGGAGACCGCCCGGGCCACCGAGGACATCCGCGCCCGCGTCGACGCCATCCAGAACGACTCCTCGGCCGCGGTCAACGCGATCTCCGGGATCGGCAGCGTCATCGAGCAGATCAACGCCACCCAGTCCGCGATCGCGGCGGCGGTCGAGGAGCAGACCGCGACCACCAACGAGATGACGCGCAACGTCAGCGAGGTGGCGACCGGCTCGCACGAGATCTCGACCAACGTGGCGGCGGTCGCGTCCGCGGCGGCCGAGACCACCAGCGCGGCGGCCAACACCGCCGCCGCCGCCGACGAACTGGCACGTGTCGCTCACGACCTGCAGCAGAGCCTAGGGATGTTCCGGTACTGA
- the bcp gene encoding thioredoxin-dependent thiol peroxidase, with product MTETARLAPGDPAPDFTLPTDTGENLSLKDLRGRRVVLYAYPAAMTPGCTTQACDFRDSMASLKSAGYEVVGISPDTPAQLAKFRERDAITFPLVGDQDKSVLTAYGAYGEKQLYGKTVTGVIRSTFVIDEQGRIERALYNVKATGHVAKLRRDLGID from the coding sequence ATGACTGAGACCGCCCGCCTGGCGCCCGGCGACCCCGCGCCCGACTTCACGCTGCCCACCGACACCGGCGAGAACCTCTCCCTCAAGGACCTGCGGGGCCGCCGGGTCGTGCTGTACGCCTACCCGGCCGCCATGACCCCCGGCTGCACCACGCAGGCGTGTGACTTCCGCGACTCGATGGCCTCGCTGAAGTCCGCCGGCTACGAGGTTGTCGGGATCTCCCCGGACACCCCGGCGCAGCTCGCCAAGTTCCGCGAGCGCGACGCGATCACCTTCCCGCTGGTCGGTGATCAGGACAAGAGCGTTTTGACCGCATACGGCGCGTACGGTGAGAAGCAGTTGTACGGCAAGACGGTCACCGGGGTCATCCGCTCCACCTTCGTCATCGACGAGCAGGGTCGCATCGAACGCGCCCTGTACAACGTCAAGGCGACCGGTCACGTGGCGAAGCTGCGGCGGGACCTGGGCATCGACTGA
- a CDS encoding DsbA family protein has protein sequence MSKAGKDRNRARQIVEQQKARERRRKVTLWTSVAVVFLLIAAGLVGYAVSSSQQSADAGKLVVPSAAVDDGTAFAVGSGPVVVDLYEDFMCPVCQVFESQSSAALRELAAKNEITLRHHPVAILDRASEGTEYSSRAAGAAAAAGQAGKFVEYHDVLYANQPAENTPGLSDDKLIELGRTVGLTDAAFADAVKNKTYVPWAAKATDTFSARGHTGTPTIVVDGKQVTGANNSLPTTADVTRAIGAAKG, from the coding sequence ATGAGCAAGGCGGGCAAGGACCGCAACCGGGCCAGGCAGATCGTCGAGCAGCAGAAGGCCCGCGAGCGGCGCCGCAAGGTGACCCTGTGGACCAGCGTCGCCGTGGTCTTCCTCCTGATCGCGGCCGGTCTGGTGGGCTACGCCGTCTCGTCCAGCCAGCAGAGCGCCGACGCCGGCAAGCTGGTCGTGCCCTCGGCCGCGGTCGACGACGGCACCGCGTTCGCGGTCGGCTCGGGCCCGGTCGTGGTCGACCTGTACGAGGACTTCATGTGCCCGGTCTGCCAGGTCTTCGAGTCCCAGTCGAGCGCCGCCCTGCGCGAGCTGGCCGCCAAGAACGAGATCACCCTGCGGCACCACCCGGTCGCGATCCTGGACCGCGCCTCGGAGGGCACCGAGTACTCCAGCCGGGCCGCCGGGGCGGCGGCCGCGGCCGGGCAGGCCGGCAAGTTCGTCGAGTACCACGACGTGCTCTACGCCAACCAGCCCGCCGAGAACACCCCCGGGCTCAGCGACGACAAGCTGATCGAGCTCGGCCGGACGGTCGGGCTCACCGATGCCGCGTTCGCCGACGCGGTGAAGAACAAGACGTACGTGCCGTGGGCGGCCAAGGCCACCGACACCTTCTCGGCTCGCGGCCACACCGGCACGCCCACCATCGTCGTCGACGGCAAGCAGGTGACCGGGGCGAACAACTCCCTGCCCACCACCGCCGACGTGACCAGGGCGATCGGCGCGGCCAAGGGGTGA